CGAGGCTGTTGTGCTCACTCAATCGGTTTCGCTCAGACATGATCATGGCCAGTCCGCGTTCATCGAGCTGTTGCGCTGCTGCCCTGGCCGCTCGGTCGGCGGTCCGGGCGCTGTCCGACAGCGCGTCGGCCGTCGGTACCACCACAGGGTCGCCCCAGATGTCGATGACCGGCTCCATCTGCCGGCTCGCGCCCGCCGTGTGCGAACCGCAGACCAGCAGGGTACGCCGACGCTCGGTCACCAGTGGCGTCGAAAGGAAACCGTCGCTGACGACACCCGCAAGTGCCGCAGCAAGTGGTGCCGCAGAACGCACGACGATGTCACGCCCGGCCTGTTGGGCCGCGGTGATGGCCGCGGCGATCACCGCGATGTCGTCGTCATCGCTGACATCCGGAACCACGACGCTGCCCGCGGGTGCCGAGCCCAGCACCGCCAGGAACAGGCCGTCGCGGATAGCATCCAGCGGGACGTGCACGGCCGGATGGCTGGACTTCTCGGCGACGTAATCGACGAGCCGGCCGCTCGAGAATGGGAACACGGGGTCGGCGGCGTACTCCGTCTCGTGGGCCGGGATCGCCACGCCATCGACCGTGACCAGGTGCATGCCGTCGACGGTGATGCGGCCGCCGGCCGGAAATGCCGGCACGAAGACCATGATCGACCCCTCGTTCGAAAAGACCTCGCTCTCGGCGAAGACGTGCCCACGCAACGTCGAGTCCCCACGGAGAACAAATCGGACGTCCTGACCCAGGCGTTGGGCCGCCTCGAGTCCGTCTTCCCGTACCGATCGAACGAGCGCCACCGCGCTCTCCTCGCTGATGGCTCGCGAGTTGGTCTGGACGTAGACGCTGTCCTCCAGGCGCAGCGCCTCGGTGAGCAAGTCGGCGTCAGACTTCAGCAGCACAGTTACGCCGGCGGCCGACTGTGTGCCGGTTGGGTCGTCGTCGAGAACGATCGTCTTCACGGGGGAGCATCCTTCGCATTCAATTGGTCTGACCAATGTTGACATACCTGACGAGGGCGTCCTAGGGTCGACTCCGGATTGACCACGCGGGGCACCGAGGCGCCGGGGTCGGGTGGAGCGGCATGAACAACAACTTCGAGGATTTCGTTGAACACCTCATCCGGCTCACGACTCCCGATGAGGCTGGGGTTCGCCGGTTGCCCCCTGAGCGCGACTTGTGCGCCGCCCTCGACGTCAGTCGCGCGACCTTGCGCGAACACCTGGCGATGCTCGAGAACCTCGGCGTGTTGCACCGCCGGCAGGGCCACGGCAGCTCCATCGAAGCATCCGACGCCTCGTTCATCCGGACGTCCTTCTCGCTGATGCGTCGCCTGGGTTACCTGAGTGACGACGAGGTCACGCGGGCGCGCGAGTTGATCGAGGGAGCCATCGCGGGCGAGGCAGCGAGGCGAGTCGCCGACGCGGATCTCGACGACCTCCGCAGGTTCGCGACCGACATCGTGAGGGAATCCAGCGCGGGCAACGACGATGCCGCACTCGATGCCGACCTCGCCTTTCATAACCGGCTGTACGAGATCGTCGACAACCCCATCCTCACCATGCTCAATGAGGGACTCAGCCCGGTTCTGCGTGAGCATGTGCGATCGCGCCGTGCCCTGGCAATGCGCGCCGATCCGAAGAAATCGGATGGCCCGATCGTCACCGACACGGTGCACCAGGAAGTCGTCGACGCGCTCGCGAGTCGCGACCCGGAACGCGCGACCGCCGCCATGCGCAAGCACTTTGTCGATTACGAACTGCTCACCACAAACACCGCGACTCCTGGAGACCTGTCATGACTGCCATCAATTTCGTTGGACTCGGAGCGATCGGATTGCCGATGGCGATCCAGCTCGCTCGAGCCGGACACGACGTCACCGGGGTCGATCCGATTCCGGCAGCGCGGGACCGTGCGGAATCCGAGGGCATCACGGCGGTGGCCTCGATTTCGGATGCCGGGGCAGCAGACCTCGCGATTGCGATGGTGGCGACGCCCGACCAGCTCGAGGTGCTCATCACCCAGGCGGCGGACAGCGTCGCTGGCCAGACCTGGGTGATCATGTCAACCGTCGGTCCCGAAGCGCTCGTCGCGCAGTCGAAGCGCCTCCAAGCGGCAGGCGCGACGATCGTGGACGGACCGGTCACCGGGGGCGTGGCGCGCGCGTCGATCGGTGATCTGGTGATCTTCGCGTCCGGCGACCCGGACCTGATCGCCGAAGTTTCGCCCGTGCTGTCCGTGCTCGGCACGGTTCGGATCGTCGGGACGCGACTCGGCGACGGGCAGAGCATCAAGGTCGTGAACCAGCACCTCGCTTCAGTGCACATCGTCGCCGCGGCCGAGGCGCTGAGTCTCGCACGGTCCCTCGGCCTCGATGAGGCAGCAGTCCTGGACCTGGTCGGACCAGGCGCGGCCGGGTCGTGGATGCTCTCCGACCGGGGGCCGCGCATGCTCCTCGGCACCGATGCGCCGGTCATGAGCACTATCAACATCTTCGTCAAGGACAGCGGGCTCGTGAGTTCGGCGGCTGCCGCGGTGAACGCTGACGTGCCGCTGTTGAAGGCCGCGCAGGAGCGCTACCTCGCCGCCGAGGCTGCCGGGTTGGGCCTGCGCGACGACAGCCGGGTCATCGAGACCTACCAGGCCTGACGAACCATGCAGACAGGATTACAGTTTCAGGTTCCGCCCATCGTCCTGGGCACCATGACGTTCGGCGACACCGTCGACCGGGCGACAGCAGCCGAGATCGTCGACGCGGCGCTCGAGAAGGGCGTGCGGTGGTTTGACACCGCGAACAGTTACAGCGACGGGGCGAGCGAGGAGATGCTGGGCGGCATCCTCGGGGCCAGGGACGATGTCATCGTCGCGACGAAGGTCGGCCAGCCGCAGTCGAGTGTTGGCGAAGACCGCCTTCTCTCGCGAGAGAAGGTGCGGCGATCGGTCGAGGCGAGCCTGCGGCGGCTCGGACGCGATCACGTCGACGTGCTCTACCTGCACAAGCCTGATCGCTCCACGCCCATCACGGAGACGTTGGACGAGGTCGCGGCGCTCGCGAGCGAGGGAAAGGTGCGCCAGCTGGGTATCTCGAACCATGCAGCGTGGCAGATCGCGGCGGTGAGATCGGTGGCCGCTGAGGTGGGTGCACCCCCGGTTGCGGTGAGCCAGCAGCTCTACAACGCGGTCGCGCGCCGACTGGAAGAGGAGTATCAGGAGTACGCAGTCACCACCGGATTGCCGACGGTCATCTACAACCCGCTCGCGGGTGGGCTGCTGACTGGTCGCTATCACGCGACGACCGATGCCGCGCAGGGACGCTTTGGGGATGCGCGTAACGCCAAGGAGTATCGCGCGCGGTACTGGAACGAGCGATTCTTCTCAGCGGTGACAACCCTCGCGCAGGTCGCGGACGACGCCGGGATGCCACTACCCGAGCTGGCCCTGCGGTGGACCATCGGCCGTCCCGCGGTGCAGGGGGTGCTCATCGGGGGATCCCGTGTGACGCATGTGGAAGAGAACATCTCCGCGCTCCTGCGGGGGCCGTTGCCCGCCGACGTGTCGGCTGCAGCCGACGAGGTCGGTGCGGAACTCCGCGGGCCGATGCCCGCCTACAACCGCTAGGGCGCAGGATTCCTCTGTTCATCGCTGGTCCTTTCGCGCCCTGGTTAGCGGCAAGATTATCTTTCCTATAGGATTCTTGACCAAGCGGTGAACATCACGCTGAAATCTCGAGTGCAACGGAGCAGTACGCATGCCGACCGAACAGAACGCATACACAGCCGAGACGTGGCCCATCGCCACCTGTCTGCATGGCTTCCCCTCAGTCGATCGAAACGGTTTGGCGATGCACGACGCGCCCGCCGAGGTCTGGGATGACATGCTGGCCCAGGTCGAGGCGGTGGGCTTCTCGATGATCGAGCTGGCCGACAGCCACATCCGCCCGGCCGATCTCGAGCCGGCGCGCCGCGACGAGTTCCTGGCCATCGCGGCCTCGCGCGGCGTCAGCGTGCCCTCGGTGCACCTGCAGCGGCAGAGCGTCATCATGCCGGGTCACGAAGAGCGCAACCTCGCTTACGCGCACCGCACGATCGACGCGGCGGCAGAGTGGGGCATGCAGGTGTTCTCCACCGGACTGCACCAGCCGTTCAGTGACGCGCAGAAGAAGGCGCTCTGGTTCTGGACCGCCGAAGGGCCCAAGGACCCGGACGACAAGGATGTCTGGAACGCCGCAGTCTCGCGGATTCGCGAGCTCGGAAAGCACGCAGCCGACGTCGGGCTTCCGCTCTCGCTCGAACTGTACGAAGACACGTACCTCGGTACCGCCGACAGCGCAGTCCGCTTCGTTGAGGAGGTCGGGCTCGACAATGTTGGCCTGAACCCGGATGTCGCCAACCTGATCCGTCTGCACCGCCCGGTCGAGGACTGGCGTGAACTGTTCGCCAAGACCCTGCCGTACGCCAACTACTGGCACGTGAAGAACTACACCCGTGATGAGTCTGCCGACAAGAGCTGGGCCACCTCGGTGCCCTCGACCATGGAAGCCGGCTTGATCAACTATCGCGAAGTGTTCCGCGATGCGATGGCCCTCGGTTACAGAGGAATCATCATGACTGAACACTACGGCGGAGACAGCCTCGGCATGTGCGCCACGAACCAGAAGTACATCCGCACGCTGCTGCCTCGCGCCTGAGAGAGAAGGAAGAACAATGACACAACGTAAGATCGCCGTCGTCGGCTCGGGATACATGGGTGGCGGTATCGCTCAGGTGTTCGCCCTCTCTGGCGCCACGGTTCGCATCGCCGACATCTCCGAAGAGATCGCCGTCACGAACTACAACCGCCTCATCGAAGAGGCCAGGCAGTTCGTCGCCGATGGATTGTTCCCGGCCGACGCCGTCGAACGACTCGAGGCGAATCTGTCGCCCGCGGCATCCATCGAAGAGGCAGTGGCGGACGCCGACTTCATCGAAGAGGCCGTGCCCGAGAAAATCGAGATCAAGCACGAGACCCTTCGCCGGATCAGCGCGGCGGCGCGCGCCGACGCCATCATCGGCTCGAACACCTCGACCATCCTGATCGGCTCGCTGGCGGAGGCCGTCACCGGCCCGGAGCGATTCCTCGGCGTGCACTTCTCGAACCCGGCCCCGTTCATCCCGGGCGTCGAGTTGATTCCGCACGCCGCCACCGATGACGCGGCCGTCGTGGTCGTCGAGGAGATCGTCGCGGCGACCGGCAAGGAAACCGCGCGGGTCCAGGACTCGACCGGGTTCGTGCTCAACCGCCTGCAGTACGCGCTCTTCCACGAGGCGACGCAGATCGTCGACGAGGGCATTGCGACGCCTGAGGACATCGACACCATCGTGCGCACGACCTTCGGGTTCCGCCTGCCCGTGTTCGGCCCCTTCGCGATCGCCGACATGGCCGGCCTGGATGTTTACGCGTTCTGCTACGCATCGCTGCAGACCCGCTGGCCCGAGCGGTTCGCCACGCCCGAGTCGTTGCAGGCGCTGGTTGATGCCGGCAAGTTCGGCACCAAATCCGGCGCCGGCTACCTGGACGTTCCCGCCGACCGCACCGCGGAGCTGGTCGCCTACCGGAACAAGGCGTACGTGGCCATCAAGAAGCTCATGGACGAGCTTGGCCCCGCGCCGATCCACCCCGCGAATTGAGACTGGAGTACCAACATGACTGCATTTCCTGAAACGCGCACCGTTGTCCTGACGGGCGCCGCATCGCCGCGGGGCATCGGACGGGCGTCCGCCCACTATCTCGCCGAACACGGCTGGAACATCGGAATCATCGACCTGGACGCCGAGGCCGCACAGGCCGTGGCAGCCGAGATCGCCGCCCAGCACGGGGTCAAGGCCGCGGGTGCCGGGGCCAACGTCGGTGACGAGGCCCAGGTTCGTGCCGCCTTCGACAAGCTGGAGGCGGAGCTTCCGCAGATCGTCGGCCTGGTGAACTTGGCCGGTGTGTCCTCCCCCGTTCCCTACCTCGAGGTCACTGCCGAGGAGTGGAACCGCGTGATGGACATCAACATGAACGGTGTCCACTACGCCACTCGTCGGGCGGTGGAGTCGATGGTGAAGAACGGTGTCGGCCGCGTCGTGAGCCTGTCCTCGGTTTCCGCCCAGCGTGGCGGCGGCACGTTCAGCAAGACCGTCTACTCCGCGGCGAAGGCCGGCGTCATCGGGTTCTCACGGAGTGTTGCGCGTGAACTCGGCCACCAGGGAATCACCGTGAACGTGATCTCGCCCGGGCCGATCGACACCGACATCATGGGTGGCACCCTCACCGAAGAGCGCAAGACGCAGATGGCCGCCGATGGGGTGCTTCCTCGTATCGGGACCCCGCGCGACATCGCCGCTGCGATCGCCTACCTCCTCAGCGAGGACGCCGGATTCGTGACGGGGCAGACCCTGAACGTTGACGGCGGCCTCTACATGCATTAGGAGGCGACTGGTATGTCAAGCCCCTGGTCCAAGGGACGCATCCTCTTTCTCGCCCTCGGGATCATTCTCGTCGGCGTCGGGGTCTTCATGATTGCCCCGTCCGTCCTCAGCTGACAGCAGCTGCCCTAACGCAATTCTTTCCACCCATTCATCTCATCCCTCAAAGGAGAGCGGTTTGTCTTCGACATCCACCAATGTCGGCACCGTCGACGTGCTGAATAACCCAACCCTGAAATCGGCCATCTCGAAGGCTGCCAGGCACCTGATGCCGATGCTGTGCATCCTGTACTTCGTCGGATTCCTCGACCGAACCAACGTCGGCTTCGCCCAGGAAGCACTGCAGGTTGACCGCGGCATCTCCGCGGGAGCGTTCGCGCTGGGCGCCGGCATCTTCTTCATCGGCTACGCGATCTTCGAGATTCCCAGCAACCTCCTGCTGAAGAAGTTCGGGGCGCGGTTCTGGCTCGCACGCATCGCGATCACCTGGGGTATCGTCGCGTCGCTGTTCGCGTTCACCACGAACGACACCATGTTCATCGTTCTCCGCTTCCTTCTGGGTGTGACCGAGGCCGGTCTGTTCCCGGGCGTCATCATGTTCCTGTCGGAGTGGTTCCCGAACAAGGTGCGCGTCCAGATGATCGCCATCTTCTACCTGGCGCAGCCGCTCTCGCAGATGCTCGGTGCCCCGCTCAGCGGTGGGCTCATCAGCTTCGGTGACACACTCACGCCTTGGCACGGCTGGCAGGTCATGTTCTTCGTCGAGGGAATCATGGCGGTGATTGCGGGTATTGCCGCAGTCTTCCTGCTCACCAACAGCCCGCAACAGGCGAAGTGGCTCAACAACGACGAGAAGCTGGCACTGACCTCTGCCATGGCCAAGGAGGACGAGGCGAGGTCCTCGGAGGGGCCGACGGGCACCTGGCGCGCGATGACGAACTGGAAGGTGTGGTACTTCACCGTCATCTACTTCTGCCTGCAGATCGCCGTCTACGGGACCACCTTCTACCTCCCGCAGCAGGTCTCGGCGCTGATCGGCCAGGACATCGGCTGGCAGGTAGGGCTGATCTCGGCGATTCCGTGGCTGGTGGGTCTGATCACCTGCTACTACGTGGGCAAGAACGCGAACACCATCCTGCGCCGCCGCACCTGGGGAACGATGTTCTACATCTTCACCGGACTGTTCATCCTCGGCTCGGGTTGGGCCGGTGCGAACGACCAGCCGCTGCTCGGCATCCTGTTCATCACCCTTGCCGTCGGCAGCTTCCTCGCGGTCGGCCCGATCACCTGGTCGTACCCGACGGCGTTCCTCACCGGAACCGCGGCTGCAGCCGGTATCGGTCTGATCAACTCGCTCGGTAACCTCGGTGGATTCGTCGCGCCGATCATGCGCACCGGCGTGAACGAGGCCGTCCCAACCGAGAGCGGCGTGTGGGGTGTCGTATCGCTTGGCGTGTTCGCGTTCCTCGCTGCGGCAATGTTCCTCGGAACGAAGTGGTTCAAGACCTCCAAGGCGGACGAACTGCTCGAAACTCCCGCAGAGCGTTGATCGCCAGAGGCGACTGACGAAACGAAAGCCGGGCCGGATCCGAAAGGATCCGACCCGGCTTTCTTCGTTGCAGCTGATCAGGCGCGCGGTCCGAGAACGTCCTCAGTTCCGCGGCGTGCTCAGTGCGAAATGCTCCTGGATCGTCCGCGCACCATCTCGATGTGCGTACGCATGGCGGCCGCAGCGGCTTCAGGGCCCATCGTGAATGCCTCGACGATTGCGGTGTGTTCGGCGACCGCGTGATCGGCATCGGTGACTCCGCTGAGCACCGTCTGCCGCATCCGGTGAACACGGGTGGAGATCGTCTCGGACATGTCGAGAAGAAACGGATTGTGCGTGCTCTCGAAAATGAGGTGGTGGAAAGCCCAGTCCACCGCGAAATACTCGGTCAGCAACTGAACGGAGACCGGTCCATCCGCGACTCCCGCCTGCACCTGGGCCGCCACACGGCGGTGCTGCTCGAGCGAATCCTCCAGCAGGGGAACCAGAGTCTGCGCGTCACGGGCGGCCAGCTCGGTGGCGCCGACCTCGAGGATCATCCGCGTATCGAACAGCGCCTCGAGTTGATCATCGGCGATCGGTGGGGCGACGCGGTAACCCTTGTGGGCTTCTCGCGTGACCAGGCCGGTGCGCTCCAGCTGAACCAGCGCCTCGCGCACGGGCGTGGGGGACACGTTGAGGTTGCGCGCGATCATGTCGATCGACAGGCGTGATCCGGGTTCGAGGTTGGAACTCATGAGCATTTCCAACACGAGATCGTAGACACGATCTCGCAGACCTCGCCGTTCCAGCGCGAGACCGTCGATTAACGGGTAGACGGTTTCAGGCATCTATACCTCCGAGCCTCAGATCGTATCAGCCGCGGTGATCGGCACGATTCAGCTCGTGCGCCTCATCGAGGATGCTGGAAACCGCCGCCGGGTCATGGGCGAACCGGCCGAGAAAGAGTCCATCCACCGAGTCGCCGATCTCGGTGAGGAGCCCAGGACCCGCGCTGCCTCCGTAGATGACAGCGGAGTTCGGGAAGTCGGTGAGCGCGCGCACGTGTTCCCGCAGGTCGGTGCACACCGCACTGATGTACGCCGGCGAGGCCGGCTCCTCGGCTCCGATCGCCCAGTACGGTTCGTACGCGACGATCACCCTGCCGAGGTGGCCCCGTTCGCGGGCCAGCGCGAGTGCGTCATCGAGCTGCCGGATGCATTCGGCAGCGGCGTCCGACGGGGTGCCCTGCACTGCCTCACCGATGCACAGGACCGGCGCGAGGGAGTTGCGCAATGCGGCATCCGTCTTGGCGCGCACCGTCTGCTCGGTCTCGCCGAACAGGCGGCGCCGCTCGGCATGGCCGACTTCGACGACTCGGCATCCGAGTTCCGCGATCTGGGCGCCGCTCACCTCACCGGTGTAGGCACCGACATCCTCGGTGGCCAGATCCTGGGCTCCGACCAGCGCCAGATCACCGAGGATCTCCCGGGCTGCGGGAACCGACAGGTAGCTGGGCACCACGAACAGCTCAGCCGTGCCTTGAGCGATCGCAGGGTGGGTGCGCGCGATGTCCTCCACCGCGCGGCACCACTCCAACGTTCGGGCGTGGCTGAAGTACATCTTCAGGCTCACGCCGATGATGTAACCGTCGGCCTCGCGGACCGTCACGGTCACACGCCCTCGTAGCTGCAGATTTCCTGGACCTTCTCCTGCGAGGAGCTGGTCTCGTCGAACTCGTAGGTGAGCCACTCGCGAACGTTGCGACGGGCGGACTCGATGCCGATCACGCGCTGCCCCATGCAGAGGACCTGCGCGTTGTTGGACAGGATGGAGCGCTCGACCGAGTAGCTGTCGTGTGCGGTGACCGCCCGAATGCCCTTGACCTTGTTCGCAGCGATTGCGACGCCGAGACCGGTGCCGCAGATCAGGATGGCCCGGTCGGCCTCGCCGCGGGCGACCATCTCCGCAGCCGCGGTGGCGATGCTCGGGTAGTTCTCGGTTCCATTCGCGCCAACTCCGACGTCGGTGACGGATGCCACCAGGTCGTTCTGTGCCAGATCCTTCTTGAGGATCTCCTTGTAGTCGAAACCGGCGTCATCCGACCCGATGACGATTCGCCATGTGTTCATCCCGTGCTCCTTCTGTGCTGGTGGGCGTGCTTCTGCGGGGCGTGCTAGCTGAGAGTGCCGTGGACCCGTTCGGCGATGAGCGCCAGGGAGACGGCACCGGGGTCGGGCACACCCAGGGACTTCTCGCCGTGGTTCCGGGCGCGACCGAGGCCGGGCATCATGCCCGCGGTCGCCTGCGCGGCTTCCGTTGCGGCGGCGGCGGCGGCACGCCAGGAGTCCGCGAGCGGCTTGCCCAGCTGTACCTGCTCGGCAAGGGTGTCAGCGAACGGCACGAGCGCGTCGACGAGGGTCTTGTCGCCGACGCTGGCCTTCCCGTAGTCCATGACGGCCTGCGCGGCGGCGGAGACGCCACTCGCGATCGCCGTCGAGGAAGCGGCATCCGTGTCACTGAGGTGAGCACCGATCGTGCGAAGGATGACGCCCCACAGCGCGCCCGACGTGCCACCCGCACGATCGGACCAGGCGTGGCCCGCGTGCAGCAGCAGAGTCTGGGCTCCGGCGCCTTGCTCGAGCACAGCCGTGGCGGTCTCAGCGGCTGCGCGGGCGCCGCGCTTCATGCCGATGCCGTGATCGCCATCGCCGGCGATCGCGTCCATGCGCCCGAGCTCATCGGCGTTCTCGTCGATCACCTGGCGTGTTGCGGCCAGTGCTGCGGCGAGGCGCTCCGCAGCCACGCGGGACTCGTTCGACGCCTCGGGGAGTGCGGCGGCGACATCCTCTTCGGCAGCCGCGACGATTTCGAGAGCCTGCGCGCTGACCGATCCGGTCCGGAACGCCGGAGTGTCTGCCGGCGCGCCCCAGAGCGTCTCGAGTTCGTCGTCGAGCCACAGCAGGGTGAGGGAGGCGCCGGCCATGTCGAAGCTCGTGCAGAACTCGCCGACCTGGGGGTCGACGAGGGTGACGCCCGCGGCCTCGAGGAGCTCGGCGACCTTCGCGAAGACGACGTAGAGCTCCTCGTTCTTGACCGACCCGAGGCCGTTGAGAATCGGAACGACGCGAGCACCATCGAGGGTGACCCCTTGCGGGACCTCGGCTTCCACGAGCAGTCGCTCGACGAACAACTCGGCGAGACCGTCAGCAGTCGGAATGTCGGTTTCATCGATACCGGGCTCGCCGTGGATGCCGAGGCCGATCGCCATCCGGCCCTCGGGGACCGAGAACAGCGGCTCGTCGGCACCGGGCAAGGTGCACCCGGTGAACGCGACACCCATGGACCGAGTGCGCTCGTTGGCCAGAATCGCCGCCCGTTCCACGCCGTCGAGGTCATAGCCGGATGCCGCGGCAGCGCCGGCCACCTTGAACACGGTCAGGTCGCCGGCGATGCCGCGACGCTTGTGCTTCTCGTGCGGCTGGGCGCTGAAGATGTCGTCGGTGACTGCGACCGAGCGGCAGTCGATTCCGTCCGCGCGGAGGGCGTCCTGCGCGGCAGTGAAGTGCAGGACATCGCCGGCGTAATTGCCGTAGCTCAGCAGCACGCCCTTGCCGTTCTCGCTTGCCCGGGCGACCGACTCGACCTGGTTTGCCGACGGCGACGCGAACAGGTTGCCCATCGCTGCGCCATGCGCGAGCCCAGGACCCACCAGGCCACCGAAGGCCGGATAGTGGCCCGACCCGCCGCCGATGACGAGCGCCACCTCGGGCTCGACCGACCGGTTCACCCGCGAGACGCCTCCCGACACTCGACGGACCCAACGTCCGTTGGCGCGGACAAAGCCGTCGATCATCTCATCGGCGAACGCCGCCGGGTCATTCCATAGTCGAGTCATTCCGCTAACACCTCGTCCTTGAGCTCGTCAAAATACCGATCTCCTATAGGATATTGGAAATTGGACGAGGTGTCACACCGGGCGAGACGGGCCTTGCGGGGACAGGCCGAGCGACACACGGGTGGGCGCCGGCGTCCGTGACGTCGTCGACGTGAGAGTGGCGCTACAGAATCGGCCTGCCGCTAGCGAAACTTCACCCGCGGAAGGTCAATTCGCTAGCGCCAGTGGGCTGCGCGGGGAGAACGAGCGCAGGCGGGAAGTGCGGAGGCTGCGCGAACGAATGGGCGCAGAACCGGCCGGCGCAGAACCGCCGGCGCAGAGCCGGCTTCCGCGGAGCCAGCTAGCGGCAGAGTCGGCCGGCAAGAGCCAGCTAGCGCTTGTCGGCGCGGAACTTAGAGCGCGTAGGCCGGACGAGTACCAGGGGTGCCGGTCGGGTCCGCGGCATCCGTGCCCAGGTGCACGATGCGGTTGTCCGCGTCGACGTGCACGATCGAAGGCTGGAACTCGCGGGCCTCTTCGGGGGTCATCTGTGCGTAGGCGATCAGGATGACGGTGTCGCCCGGATGCACCCGATGCGCCGCCGCGCCATTGATGCCGAGCACGCCGCTGCCGGGCTCACCGGCGATGGTGTAAGTCTCCAGCCGGGCGCCGTTCGTGACATCGACGATCGCCACCTGTTCGCCGGGCAGGATGCCGGATGCCTCGAGCAGGTCGCTGTCCACGGTCACCGAGCCGACGTAGTGGAGGTCGGCGTGGGTCACCGTCGCGCGGTGGATCTTGGACTTCAGCATGGTGAGCAGCATGACTCGTCCACGATACTCGGGTCGAGACATCCTCGGTCCGATTACTGAGCCAGTACGTCGCGTCTGAGCCACGGCGAGGTGGCTCAGACGCGACAGACTGGCTCAAACACCGGATGGGTCAGCCGGGAGGCTCAGCCGAAGAGGATGCGCGCCTCGTCGTAGCGGTCCTGCGGCACGGTCTTCAGCTTGCCGAGCGCCGCCTCGAAGCCGACCGCGATGATCTCGGTGCCGCGCAGCGCGACCATTTTGCCCCACTGCTTCTCGAGGGCCAGGTCGAGCACCGCCATCCCCAGCCGGGTGGCGAGCACGCGGTCATACGAGGTCGGGGTTCCGCCGCGCTGGATGTGACCGAGCGTCGTGGCGCGGGTCTCGATCCCGGTGGCCTCCTCGATCAGTGGCGCCAGCTTCTCACCGATGCCGCCGAGCCGCGGCCGGCCGAAGGCGTCGAGGCCGCGCTCGTGGTGCGGGTCATCCATGGTGTCGAGCTCGAAGCCCTCGGAGACGA
The Diaminobutyricimonas sp. LJ205 genome window above contains:
- a CDS encoding NAD(P)-dependent oxidoreductase, whose product is MTAINFVGLGAIGLPMAIQLARAGHDVTGVDPIPAARDRAESEGITAVASISDAGAADLAIAMVATPDQLEVLITQAADSVAGQTWVIMSTVGPEALVAQSKRLQAAGATIVDGPVTGGVARASIGDLVIFASGDPDLIAEVSPVLSVLGTVRIVGTRLGDGQSIKVVNQHLASVHIVAAAEALSLARSLGLDEAAVLDLVGPGAAGSWMLSDRGPRMLLGTDAPVMSTINIFVKDSGLVSSAAAAVNADVPLLKAAQERYLAAEAAGLGLRDDSRVIETYQA
- a CDS encoding sugar phosphate isomerase/epimerase gives rise to the protein MHDAPAEVWDDMLAQVEAVGFSMIELADSHIRPADLEPARRDEFLAIAASRGVSVPSVHLQRQSVIMPGHEERNLAYAHRTIDAAAEWGMQVFSTGLHQPFSDAQKKALWFWTAEGPKDPDDKDVWNAAVSRIRELGKHAADVGLPLSLELYEDTYLGTADSAVRFVEEVGLDNVGLNPDVANLIRLHRPVEDWRELFAKTLPYANYWHVKNYTRDESADKSWATSVPSTMEAGLINYREVFRDAMALGYRGIIMTEHYGGDSLGMCATNQKYIRTLLPRA
- a CDS encoding 3-hydroxyacyl-CoA dehydrogenase family protein; this translates as MTQRKIAVVGSGYMGGGIAQVFALSGATVRIADISEEIAVTNYNRLIEEARQFVADGLFPADAVERLEANLSPAASIEEAVADADFIEEAVPEKIEIKHETLRRISAAARADAIIGSNTSTILIGSLAEAVTGPERFLGVHFSNPAPFIPGVELIPHAATDDAAVVVVEEIVAATGKETARVQDSTGFVLNRLQYALFHEATQIVDEGIATPEDIDTIVRTTFGFRLPVFGPFAIADMAGLDVYAFCYASLQTRWPERFATPESLQALVDAGKFGTKSGAGYLDVPADRTAELVAYRNKAYVAIKKLMDELGPAPIHPAN
- a CDS encoding four-carbon acid sugar kinase family protein — translated: MKTIVLDDDPTGTQSAAGVTVLLKSDADLLTEALRLEDSVYVQTNSRAISEESAVALVRSVREDGLEAAQRLGQDVRFVLRGDSTLRGHVFAESEVFSNEGSIMVFVPAFPAGGRITVDGMHLVTVDGVAIPAHETEYAADPVFPFSSGRLVDYVAEKSSHPAVHVPLDAIRDGLFLAVLGSAPAGSVVVPDVSDDDDIAVIAAAITAAQQAGRDIVVRSAAPLAAALAGVVSDGFLSTPLVTERRRTLLVCGSHTAGASRQMEPVIDIWGDPVVVPTADALSDSARTADRAARAAAQQLDERGLAMIMSERNRLSEHNSLDHGSRVMESLTLAVRAVAPRVDVVIAKGGITSADVARIGLGAESARVLGQVLPGISVWDLTAFDGHQVLYVVVPGNVGGPQTLTDVLAAVGF
- a CDS encoding aldo/keto reductase; the encoded protein is MQTGLQFQVPPIVLGTMTFGDTVDRATAAEIVDAALEKGVRWFDTANSYSDGASEEMLGGILGARDDVIVATKVGQPQSSVGEDRLLSREKVRRSVEASLRRLGRDHVDVLYLHKPDRSTPITETLDEVAALASEGKVRQLGISNHAAWQIAAVRSVAAEVGAPPVAVSQQLYNAVARRLEEEYQEYAVTTGLPTVIYNPLAGGLLTGRYHATTDAAQGRFGDARNAKEYRARYWNERFFSAVTTLAQVADDAGMPLPELALRWTIGRPAVQGVLIGGSRVTHVEENISALLRGPLPADVSAAADEVGAELRGPMPAYNR
- a CDS encoding FadR/GntR family transcriptional regulator: MNNNFEDFVEHLIRLTTPDEAGVRRLPPERDLCAALDVSRATLREHLAMLENLGVLHRRQGHGSSIEASDASFIRTSFSLMRRLGYLSDDEVTRARELIEGAIAGEAARRVADADLDDLRRFATDIVRESSAGNDDAALDADLAFHNRLYEIVDNPILTMLNEGLSPVLREHVRSRRALAMRADPKKSDGPIVTDTVHQEVVDALASRDPERATAAMRKHFVDYELLTTNTATPGDLS
- a CDS encoding SDR family NAD(P)-dependent oxidoreductase; this translates as MTAFPETRTVVLTGAASPRGIGRASAHYLAEHGWNIGIIDLDAEAAQAVAAEIAAQHGVKAAGAGANVGDEAQVRAAFDKLEAELPQIVGLVNLAGVSSPVPYLEVTAEEWNRVMDINMNGVHYATRRAVESMVKNGVGRVVSLSSVSAQRGGGTFSKTVYSAAKAGVIGFSRSVARELGHQGITVNVISPGPIDTDIMGGTLTEERKTQMAADGVLPRIGTPRDIAAAIAYLLSEDAGFVTGQTLNVDGGLYMH